TACTTTAATGAAGGGCTTTACTATTCATAAAGTTCGAAACTTATTGAAacgtacattttttttttaaaggataCATGTGATATTATACATTTACACACACAAGCAAGATAGTtgactttaaataatttaaaaattatatatgaattaaCTTCacaatgtaaaaataatattttgatttttcacaatgccaaaaatatttcttattaataattattcGACAATTTAAAATGTGATTTTTGCACAATCTCAAATTAAAgtgtataataattataaatttagaataaagGTTATGTCATATTTTGTCTCGTGGAGATAcaactaaaatataattataagaacaggtaattttatgttttttttatggtttaaatttaattattgcaCTAGTGAAAAGGGACATTTAATTATAATTCACTTATCATATCTAATGAAATGGTGAGAAACTTGTAAATTAGGTAAGATTTTTTATGTCGGTTAAACCTTTAATCAACAAGAAAAGTATTTATGTTGACTCAATTTAACATTAACATAAAagtttcagttttaatttaagttgatataaaaaatttatgtagGTTAAAAGGATGAAAACTTCATtctatacttttttttcttcatgttaTTCTCCTTCTTCTCAGTTCTGGGATTTTTTCCAGCACTCCTATAACTTCTTCCTGCACTTTCATAGGGATGATGAAATTTCCATTTTATctttaatgaaataaataatttcataacaTTCCCTTTTCATGCATGTGTTGTAGCCAGACTCATGCAATAAAACAAATCAGATCAAGAAAAGGgaaacttaaataaattgtatttttattatacaatccaaaatataaaattttattttgaatttaaaaacaacATCCAAATTGTACTGTCTAACATGATATATTTTGGATTCTACAAattccaaatttaaaaatatcttatgaattgttttttaaatccataattagtttctaaagtgtatgttttttttaaacgtattttatattatacaatGTAGTATTCTTAAATCCGAAAAAACTTTTCAAATTAtagaattataaaataataaattttatttcaatttatacaatccataatataattttctgctctaaattatataataaaaatgcaTAAAATCTAAGTTTGTATACATTAGATTCTGTAgtccaaaattaataaaaaaaacatgaattcAGAATGATGTTTTTGGAAGTGACAAAATTACTGGGGTGTAGGAAAAATTTCCTACTCACTCCTTTATCTACCTTGTTACCTTATTACCCTCTTCTCTATTTCCAAAGATTGTGGTGAAACCACCATTAATTACAACACCGTTGTGCTGAGGCTGTCATGTCATGACCATAGCTTGTTGTTGTGGTCACCAATAGACAGCTAGTGACCACCAATATATACTTAATTTATGAACTCtacatgaagaaaaataaaaaaaataaaaaaatattagttctaaaacaaaatcaaactttttttttgttcattAACAACCAATTGAATGAATATTGCAAAGTTGAGATGGTGACATTAATCTCCCAGTACTATTGAATTGGcttcattaaataaatatataatccaTTGAGAAGTGTTAGTTATAGAGAAATGTACCATTCATTGAGTCGGTGTTAAGTTATTCAGAAATGTGTCATTCATTCATAATAAAAATGGACCACATTAATATCCATTACTGTCCTAACTGGATTAagtactctttttttttcacttaaatacaagaaataaaaaacaattatatttaatgcacgtagatataaataaaattcaattactGCAATTTTATTGTGTATTTACCTTCGGAAATATTTTGTCCcattttttattatactctCTTATAACTTTATGGTGTATAATGTCTAAACTACTTATAGCGTCTAATATTTCACATTGTATAATATCCACATATTCTCTACCATCCAAGTAGCGTTTAGCCCTAAAGTACCGTCTAATGTTTCTACCATACCTCCTCTCTTTATACTCATTATGATATATACAAGTTTGTTTCATtgataaaacaaataaatatattcaattttatggtatttttattaattatttataataataatattattattactattcttataattcaaaatatggtaggtgaaattagttttttttatatgagataaaaaaatattaacaaatattttgcTATAAAAGAGCATGGTCTAAAAACTAGTTGCATTCACATGTATATGTGTATATCgatgaatgaatttattttatagagTAAATAGTTGTTTAAAGGAACTTGCGAAGTTAAACTTGGGTGGTTCCTATGCATAAAAAGAACATTTAGCAGAGAtacatataaatcaattttaaagttaattatGTACTTTAGAATGCTACATACCAAttatactaattttaaaatcaaataattttgcataatttaaaaataaatataaataaaattttaacataaaataataatgattttaattattaaacaattatacaataatattaatggTGAAAAGAATACAGATATGACATTTACTCAGTTGTAAGATATCAAATCAAATAGATACATCTCCATTAAATTTAAGATTAATCAACACCAAACTTATGAACTTGTGCAAAGGTTGGGGAATTTTTTTGGTTAGTAGaatatttgcattttttttaggGCGTGTAATTCTTATGATTGTTTATTAAAACCCTTTTTTCAtctataattattttcttattatagacaaaaaaagaagaagacagAAACGCGTGATGAAATGTCTTCAATTTGCTTTCTTTAACTTAGAGGAAAGAAAAAATCTACACATTCCAAAAATCTCATTATCATTTATCATGAATAATGATGGTATAAAACATTTTACAAATCATAAATATAAGTTACTTTCTAACTAGATACTATACTATCAGATGAAATATTTACAACGGTAGGGTTAACCacaatgaaaattaaatatattatgaagtTGAAAAACAAGACAATTTCATAAGTATGATATTATACATGATTttcacattttattttcaaataagttTCAAATGAATGTGAATTCTTCTTAATATAACAGATTAAACAAATGTAAAGCAATTGTACATGAAACTTCTTGATAAAGCTTAAAGGcatatttaagatttatttatcaaatttacaattattttatttaattaatactatttttcttatcataaatcataaaattttcttaaaaaagggAGGGATAATGATGATATAGTGCATCAACGTGATCAAATTTCAATAGCAACAACGATCTGCAACAAATTTTTGTTATTCAATATAAAAAGATAATGTCATTTCGATCATTGTtgtttgataaataaatttttatgatTTAATGAAATATCTATTCACCAACAATTTACAATGAAAAGTGATAAGTCTTTTACTATTtgctttttttaaataacatgtGCAGTatacaaaaacaaatattttcccagcttttaaattgaaaattttaaataatggttTGAATAGTTTTGAAGTTTGGTGAGCGGGAGAATGTGGTGAGTGTTTTGTTTGGGCAGATTCACTAAATCACTTACTTTGAAATGGAAGAAGCTCTGATTCTGCGACTGGAAATTCTGCAAGGCCCTCTCCAAGGCAAAACCCTAGACTTCAAACCCGGATCCGCTGTCCGAATTGGACGGGTGGTGAAGGGCAATACCCTTCCCATCAAGGACCCTGGCATCTCCTCCAAACACCTCTCCATTCTCAACGAATCTGCCAAATGGATCCTCCGCGACCTAGACTCCTCAAACGGCACCGTCTTGGACGCCTCCCGGATCCCCCCAAACACCCCCTTCACCCTCCACCATGACTCCACCATCAAAATCGGAGAATTCACCTCCATCCGCGTCATCTTTCTCCCTtcccaacaacaacaacaacagcaCGACGCTCTTCCACCCAGACGGAACCCTACGCGCCGTGGTCGAACCGCTCCGGCTCCAGATCCGGTTCCGGTTCCGGCTCCTTCTGAACCGGTTAAGCGACGGTGCCGACCTAGAGGCAGGGGAGTGAAGGGTACGGATAAGAGTGAGGTTCAGAGCGTTGATGAAAGCGACGCGGGTGTAGTGGACGTGCAATCGGAGCGCGTGGATCCTCCCGCGAGGGTTACGCGGAAAACGAGCAGAGCACGGAGCGTGGTTAAGGAATCGAGTGTTGAGAATTTGATTATTGCGGAGGAGAAGGTGGAGGAACGGAAGAGTACGCGGAATCCGAGTTTGGTTGTGGTTTCTGTTTCCAGTGATGATGATTTGGATGTTCCGGTGGTGGAGGAACCGAAGAAAGCACGCCGGACACGGAATTCGAAGAAAACGAGTGGAGTGACTGCGAAAATTGAGAATGTTGAGAAGAAGACAAAGTTGGGTGTTGCTGGAAAGAGGGGATTGGATAAAGAAGGTGAAGATGGGAATGGTGTGAAAGAGGCTTGTGATGGGAAAGAAAAGGGGAATTCGAATGAAGATGATAGGAGTTGGCCTGATTTGAATAAGATGACACTTGGTGAGTGGTTTGATTTCTTGGAAGTTCACTTGCCCAAACAGATAATTGATGAAACCGAAGAGATGATTGATTCAATGACTCAAAAAGCTGAGAGACTCCGCAAGTACATCGCTGAAATGCAACAACAGAATGGCAAGGATAAAATGGCACTTGAGAGATAGGCCAAACATTTCATttgttgtgtttgtaagtaTGCTTACATAGGGCATGATCTTCATAAATTTAGTTCCTACTGCACAGGCGGTAGACATATCTATTACGCTGCAAGCTGCTTAATGGAATTTTGTATCTATTCTTAGATATGGTTTGAGGACTGCTATTGCATGATCTTCTCTGGCTGAAGATCTAACTTGTGTAGGGTTTTAGTTAGTAAATAGCTTTTCTTGAACCATCTTCTCTAAAAAGGATTAGAAGGTAGAAAGGCTATTTCTTAGCAAGAGTGAGATGAGATCCCTATATTAATTTGTATAAGTAGTTTTCATACTATGCTATTAGAAATATGCAAATTGCATTTATATTTGTGTGGACAATTGAGTGAATTTTGTCCCCTTGTTCTAGTCTTCAGTGTCTTCGCATAAGGGAGATACAAGTTATCCGTTGATTGACACCTTGCAACTTCACACATTGCTTTCCGTACACATTTGATGACTTGGACAATCTTTGCTACTGGGAAATGAATTCTAATATATGCAGCTGACTAAACATGGTGTATGTTTAGTCGTACTTTTTTTTATTCGCAGATATTCCTCTTGATCTTTACAAACTAAAAGCTTTTAAACAgcatattatgatttttttatgtcCCTGTTCCTTTCCTATCATATCATAAGCCTTTTTTATGGTGTGTTTGGTTTGTGTTATGTGTACTGTTTTCATTGCTCACATGAGAATTTAATGGAACCTGTTTCCTAAGCCAAAAAATAGCTTAGAGGTTGTAATGTAAGTACGGTAACTGTATGCTAGTGGTGTGTGCGGAAGAGTAGGAAAAAACATTCCACATCTATAGCTGTCATCTATTCTCCCATTTCAACCTGATTGATTGTAAATGTGATTTGCTGAGAGACTCAGAATTTCTGAGTACTAAGTTAGTTTATGATAAATTTTAGTTTCTTATGGTCGAAGGTTACTTTCAAGCACCGCTGGCAGAGTGCTAAGGATAAATATTCCCACTTCTATCtttcttttattgttttacTAAACTAAATTGTTGTTTGATATAGTCAAGGGGTCATATTCCTCACCTGCGTACACGTTGTGATTTTTCTTCTCAGCAAATTTCTTTCCGTTGGCTGGGTCTAAGGGCAAAGGAGAATAGTATGTTGTAGAGTATCTGATTCACTCTGAATAATAGAAAAATGATCATGAAGATAAAAAGGTGcaataaattatcaattttctGTTTAAGCTATGTTACGGTATGATTGTTCTAAAAAGCTATGGTAAATGGAAAGTGTGTCTTCTCCAATTATTGAGTCACAATACATGAAGTCTATATATATTGAGTTGACTGAATATGTGTTTTGTGCAAAATTCTACCACCAATTATGAGAAAGTCTGGCTACAAGACTTTGTATTCTTTAAAATGCTTCTTTGTTGATTTTGAATCATATTATATACCTTTTTGGAGTGCgagaacaaaacaaaaaccattgGAGTTCACTATAACTTGCAACAATTTGATTTCTTCACATTGACCGTAGATATATACGCAAGGAACAATCTGAAAGATATACTTAAAAATGCAGGTATAGTACATG
The sequence above is a segment of the Phaseolus vulgaris cultivar G19833 chromosome 2, P. vulgaris v2.0, whole genome shotgun sequence genome. Coding sequences within it:
- the LOC137812088 gene encoding FHA domain-containing protein At4g14490-like, coding for MEEALILRLEILQGPLQGKTLDFKPGSAVRIGRVVKGNTLPIKDPGISSKHLSILNESAKWILRDLDSSNGTVLDASRIPPNTPFTLHHDSTIKIGEFTSIRVIFLPSQQQQQQHDALPPRRNPTRRGRTAPAPDPVPVPAPSEPVKRRCRPRGRGVKGTDKSEVQSVDESDAGVVDVQSERVDPPARVTRKTSRARSVVKESSVENLIIAEEKVEERKSTRNPSLVVVSVSSDDDLDVPVVEEPKKARRTRNSKKTSGVTAKIENVEKKTKLGVAGKRGLDKEGEDGNGVKEACDGKEKGNSNEDDRSWPDLNKMTLGEWFDFLEVHLPKQIIDETEEMIDSMTQKAERLRKYIAEMQQQNGKDKMALER